One Kribbella sp. NBC_00662 genomic region harbors:
- a CDS encoding MauE/DoxX family redox-associated membrane protein, translated as MKVWFPWISLAARLVLGGVMLVAGALKVTDPETAAQAVRAYELLPSALVQPVGWGLPFLEIAIGLLLIVGFGVRASAVAAGVFMIVFIAAVSSAWARGLSIDCGCFGGGGQVAAGQTKYLQEILRDVGLLALAVWLWWQPVSKFAVVAESQGPQGVTAS; from the coding sequence GTGAAGGTTTGGTTCCCGTGGATCTCGCTCGCTGCCCGGCTTGTGCTCGGCGGCGTGATGCTCGTCGCCGGCGCGTTGAAGGTCACTGATCCGGAGACGGCCGCCCAGGCGGTCCGCGCGTACGAACTGCTGCCGTCGGCGCTGGTGCAACCGGTCGGCTGGGGCCTGCCCTTCCTGGAGATCGCGATCGGGTTGCTGTTGATCGTCGGCTTCGGTGTCCGCGCCTCGGCCGTGGCCGCGGGTGTTTTCATGATCGTGTTCATCGCCGCGGTGTCGTCCGCCTGGGCTCGCGGCCTGTCGATCGACTGCGGCTGCTTCGGCGGCGGCGGTCAGGTCGCCGCGGGCCAGACGAAGTACCTGCAGGAGATCCTCCGGGACGTCGGCCTGCTGGCGCTGGCTGTCTGGCTGTGGTGGCAGCCCGTCAGTAAGTTCGCTGTCGTAGCTGAATCACAAGGACCACAAGGAGTCACCGCGTCGTGA
- a CDS encoding DsbA family protein, with amino-acid sequence MSNTNPLLQQKRRISPGIIVVVVLVLALVGGVGVQYYRGHSKVEVSSNGRPEPTVITGPGTSGKGVTVGKAGAKVNIDLYLDFRCPHCAEFEEASGATIDKLVQDGTATLTYWPLQFVNPDASPRLANAFAAAAANGKALSFADEMYGDFSKSWTTDQLIELGKQLGVGDEKFQQALQDNTYAGWLESVGKAADDRGVTGTPTVYVNGKQLPADQLSSDGLQDAVDAVAS; translated from the coding sequence GTGAGCAACACCAATCCGCTGCTGCAGCAGAAGCGCCGGATCTCGCCAGGGATCATCGTGGTCGTCGTCCTGGTGCTGGCGCTGGTCGGCGGCGTCGGCGTGCAGTACTACCGCGGTCACTCCAAGGTCGAGGTCAGCTCGAACGGCCGGCCCGAGCCCACGGTCATCACCGGTCCGGGGACGTCCGGCAAGGGCGTCACGGTCGGCAAGGCCGGCGCCAAGGTGAACATCGACCTGTACCTCGACTTCCGCTGCCCGCACTGCGCGGAGTTCGAGGAGGCGAGCGGCGCGACCATCGACAAGCTCGTCCAGGACGGTACCGCGACGCTGACCTACTGGCCGCTGCAGTTCGTCAACCCGGATGCCTCACCGCGGCTGGCCAACGCCTTCGCCGCCGCGGCCGCGAACGGCAAGGCGCTGAGCTTCGCGGACGAGATGTACGGCGACTTCTCGAAGTCGTGGACCACGGACCAGCTGATCGAGCTGGGCAAGCAGCTCGGCGTCGGCGACGAGAAGTTCCAGCAGGCGTTGCAGGACAACACCTACGCGGGCTGGCTGGAGTCGGTGGGCAAGGCGGCCGACGATCGCGGTGTGACCGGGACTCCGACGGTCTACGTGAACGGCAAGCAGTTGCCGGCCGACCAGCTGAGCTCCGACGGCCTGCAGGACGCCGTCGACGCGGTCGCAAGCTGA
- the lgt gene encoding prolipoprotein diacylglyceryl transferase: MSSLIPAVMVPAFIPSPSQGVWHVFGLPIRAYALCILAGIFVGYWLGRRRWVARGGSAPVLADIMFWAIPFGLVGARIYHVVTDAELYFGEGRHPIDALKIWHGGLGIWGAVGFGALGAWIACRRAKVPFLAVADAMAPGIALAQVFGRFGNYFNQELFGRPTTKPWGLEISPEHRPAGYADFATFHPTFLYEAVWNLGVVALVILVDRRYKLGHGRAFFLYVAGYTAGRAWIENMRIDTVNHFLGLRLNVWTALILFVLSVAAFIISAKRHPGQEDISTGPAAGKPTPTEQPTDAEQAVDEAPKVDADEETPDVSPAESSTEAPKVEVKNGSESDGARD; the protein is encoded by the coding sequence ATGTCTAGTCTGATTCCCGCCGTGATGGTTCCGGCGTTCATCCCCAGCCCGAGCCAGGGTGTCTGGCACGTCTTCGGCCTTCCGATCCGCGCGTACGCGTTGTGCATCCTGGCCGGCATCTTCGTCGGTTACTGGCTCGGCCGCCGCCGCTGGGTGGCGCGCGGCGGGTCCGCGCCGGTGCTCGCCGACATCATGTTCTGGGCGATCCCGTTCGGGTTGGTCGGCGCACGCATCTACCACGTGGTCACCGACGCCGAGCTGTACTTCGGCGAGGGCCGGCACCCGATCGACGCGCTGAAGATCTGGCACGGCGGGCTCGGCATCTGGGGTGCGGTCGGCTTCGGCGCGCTCGGTGCTTGGATCGCCTGTCGGCGCGCGAAGGTGCCGTTCCTGGCGGTCGCGGACGCGATGGCGCCGGGGATCGCGCTGGCGCAGGTGTTCGGCCGGTTCGGCAACTACTTCAACCAGGAACTCTTCGGTCGCCCGACCACCAAGCCGTGGGGCCTGGAGATCTCCCCCGAACACCGCCCGGCCGGCTACGCCGACTTCGCCACCTTCCACCCGACGTTCCTGTACGAGGCCGTCTGGAACCTGGGCGTCGTCGCCCTCGTCATCCTGGTCGACCGCCGCTACAAACTCGGCCACGGCCGCGCCTTCTTCCTGTACGTCGCCGGCTACACCGCGGGACGCGCCTGGATCGAGAACATGCGCATCGACACGGTGAACCACTTCCTCGGCCTCCGCCTGAACGTCTGGACCGCCCTCATCCTGTTCGTCCTCTCCGTAGCCGCCTTCATCATCAGCGCCAAGCGCCACCCCGGCCAGGAAGACATCTCCACCGGCCCCGCTGCCGGCAAGCCCACTCCCACCGAGCAGCCGACGGACGCCGAGCAGGCTGTCGATGAAGCCCCGAAGGTGGATGCGGACGAGGAAACTCCTGATGTGAGCCCGGCAGAAAGCTCGACCGAAGCGCCAAAGGTTGAAGTCAAGAACGGTTCCGAGTCTGATGGGGCTCGTGACTGA
- a CDS encoding VIT1/CCC1 transporter family protein — protein sequence MTETPDVSAEHHGDHTHRDVNGGWLRPAVFGAMDGLVSNFALIAGMDGGTSSGSKFIILAGLAGLAAGAFSMAAGEYTSVASQRELAHAEIEVERKEIKKHPIDEEIELAETYRAKGLDPDLASKVAKQFHANPEQALEEHVREELGIDPGDLPNPVLAAASSFICFAIGAFIPLAPYLFGAGSVVPSLILSLTALFVCGAVVSRVTSRSWWYSGLRQLLLGAAAAGLTYFVGTLVGPGIG from the coding sequence GTGACTGAGACGCCTGATGTGTCGGCTGAGCATCACGGGGACCACACCCACCGTGATGTGAACGGCGGCTGGCTGCGACCCGCGGTGTTCGGGGCGATGGACGGCCTGGTGTCGAACTTCGCCCTGATCGCCGGCATGGACGGCGGCACCAGCTCCGGCTCGAAGTTCATCATCCTGGCCGGCCTCGCCGGGCTGGCGGCGGGTGCGTTCTCGATGGCGGCGGGGGAGTACACCTCCGTCGCCTCCCAGCGCGAGCTCGCCCACGCCGAGATCGAGGTCGAGCGCAAAGAGATCAAGAAGCACCCGATCGACGAAGAGATCGAGCTCGCCGAGACCTACCGCGCGAAGGGCCTCGACCCGGACCTGGCCAGCAAGGTCGCCAAGCAGTTCCACGCGAACCCGGAGCAGGCCCTCGAGGAACACGTCCGCGAAGAGCTCGGCATCGACCCCGGCGACCTCCCGAACCCGGTCCTCGCGGCCGCCTCGTCGTTCATCTGCTTCGCGATCGGCGCCTTCATCCCGCTGGCGCCGTACCTGTTCGGCGCGGGCAGCGTCGTACCGTCCCTGATCCTGTCCCTGACCGCGCTGTTCGTCTGCGGCGCGGTCGTCTCCCGCGTCACCAGCCGCTCCTGGTGGTACTCCGGGCTCCGCCAACTCCTCCTCGGCGCCGCCGCAGCCGGACTCACGTACTTCGTCGGCACTCTCGTCGGCCCCGGAATCGGCTGA
- a CDS encoding 1-aminocyclopropane-1-carboxylate deaminase: protein MTLADFPRYPLLFGPSPVHPLERLSAYLGGAKVWAKREDCNSGLAYGGNKTRKLEYLIPDALAQGADTLVSIGGYQSNHTRQVAAVAAKVGLKAVLVQENWVDWPDALNDRVGNILLSRIMGAEVRLDPAGFGIGFKDSWKQALEDVQARGGTPYAIPAGASDHRLGGLGFAQWADEVEQQERELGVFFDTIVVCSVTGSTHAGMIAGFAGQDRPRRVIGIDASAKLRETRDQVERIARATAALIGLGRELRDDEITVLEGWAGNEYGIPVQSTLDAIRLTGQLEGMIIDPVYEGKSMAGLIDLIRNGDIPKDSTVLYAHLGGQPALNAYSGLFTQSRPIVQQLPAAGEEGFQAG from the coding sequence ATGACTCTCGCCGACTTTCCCAGGTATCCGTTGCTGTTCGGGCCCAGCCCGGTGCATCCGTTGGAGCGGTTGTCGGCGTATCTGGGTGGGGCGAAGGTGTGGGCGAAGCGGGAGGACTGCAACTCGGGGCTCGCGTACGGCGGGAACAAGACGCGGAAGCTGGAGTACCTGATCCCGGACGCGCTCGCGCAAGGCGCCGACACGTTGGTGTCGATCGGCGGCTACCAGTCGAACCACACCCGCCAGGTCGCCGCGGTCGCCGCGAAGGTGGGGCTGAAGGCGGTGCTGGTCCAGGAGAACTGGGTGGATTGGCCGGATGCGCTCAACGACCGGGTCGGCAACATCCTGCTCAGCCGGATCATGGGGGCCGAGGTGCGGCTCGATCCGGCCGGGTTCGGGATCGGGTTCAAGGACAGCTGGAAGCAGGCGCTCGAGGACGTGCAGGCGCGCGGCGGTACGCCGTACGCGATCCCGGCCGGCGCCTCGGACCACCGGCTCGGCGGGCTCGGGTTCGCGCAGTGGGCGGACGAGGTGGAGCAGCAGGAACGCGAGCTCGGGGTCTTCTTCGACACGATCGTGGTCTGCTCGGTGACCGGGTCGACGCACGCGGGGATGATCGCCGGGTTCGCCGGGCAGGACCGGCCGCGGCGGGTGATCGGGATCGACGCGAGCGCGAAGTTGCGGGAGACGCGGGATCAGGTCGAGCGAATCGCCCGGGCGACGGCCGCGTTGATCGGGTTGGGACGCGAGCTGCGCGACGACGAGATCACGGTGCTGGAGGGCTGGGCCGGGAACGAGTACGGCATCCCGGTGCAGTCGACGCTGGACGCGATCCGGCTGACCGGGCAGCTCGAGGGCATGATCATCGACCCGGTGTACGAGGGGAAGTCGATGGCGGGCCTGATCGACCTCATCCGCAACGGCGACATCCCGAAGGACTCCACCGTCCTCTACGCCCACCTCGGCGGCCAGCCTGCTCTGAACGCCTACAGCGGGCTGTTCACGCAGAGCAGGCCGATCGTCCAGCAGCTACCAGCCGCCGGCGAAGAAGGATTCCAGGCCGGGTAG
- a CDS encoding phosphotransferase, protein MPWQPSPDWQPLTSGTGQATGGVWLTPDGQVVKRLLPGVEDPRHHAYWERQALVAESGVVAGTPGLRAPACLGVERDSAGITLRMAYTPAAEWTGEGLAEALGRFAGSPVAEPGWGARDVLRDRLRTVERRGGWHALARAGLGSPAIDELWGRREAALTVLDGLPRVPTHGDAHPVNLLGRDGEDVVAIDWEQFGLGPAGFDLGYLVLAVDTPLDELVAAHGGDVRRGAVLVAAYTGVSRAAWALGQVDAGDHVERLGRLAGIVDEAVSQAVWNEA, encoded by the coding sequence ATGCCCTGGCAGCCCTCCCCCGACTGGCAACCACTCACCTCCGGCACCGGTCAGGCCACCGGTGGGGTCTGGCTGACTCCCGACGGTCAGGTGGTCAAGCGCCTGCTCCCCGGCGTCGAGGATCCACGTCATCACGCCTACTGGGAGCGGCAGGCGCTGGTCGCCGAATCCGGCGTCGTGGCTGGTACGCCGGGTCTGCGGGCGCCGGCCTGTCTGGGGGTCGAGCGTGATTCGGCGGGGATCACGCTGCGGATGGCCTACACACCTGCCGCGGAGTGGACCGGAGAGGGGCTGGCTGAGGCTCTGGGGCGGTTCGCGGGCTCTCCGGTGGCCGAGCCTGGCTGGGGTGCTCGGGACGTACTACGGGACCGTCTGCGGACCGTGGAGAGGCGTGGCGGATGGCATGCGCTGGCTCGGGCCGGTCTGGGTTCACCGGCGATCGACGAGCTCTGGGGACGGCGGGAGGCCGCGCTGACAGTGCTGGACGGGCTGCCGCGGGTCCCGACGCACGGGGACGCGCATCCGGTGAATCTGCTCGGTCGAGACGGCGAGGACGTCGTAGCCATCGATTGGGAGCAGTTCGGGCTCGGGCCGGCTGGCTTCGACCTCGGGTACTTGGTGCTCGCCGTGGATACGCCGCTGGACGAGCTGGTTGCCGCGCACGGTGGCGACGTACGGCGTGGGGCTGTGTTGGTGGCGGCGTACACCGGGGTGTCACGCGCTGCGTGGGCGCTTGGGCAGGTGGACGCCGGGGATCACGTTGAGCGGTTGGGGAGGTTGGCGGGGATTGTGGACGAGGCGGTCAGCCAGGCGGTGTGGAACGAGGCATAG